CCACCGCTCGGCCAACTGGCTCGCCGGCTGGTCCCGCGACCTGTTCACCTTCGACGAGGCGTGGGCGCGCGTGATTTGCGGCTACGGTCTGGCTGCGGTGGTGTACCTGTTCATCGGGCATGCGATCGCCAACAAGGTCCACCGTTAAGCACCGGCCGGTGGGGGTTGGTCGCGCAGTGCCCCGCGCCCCTTAAAAGCCTACGAGCACCGGGGTTTTTTAGGGGCGCGGGGAACTGCGCGACCAGCCCCCACCGGGCCCGCGCCTAACAACAATCCGGATCCAGCCCCAACGGCAAGTGCTCCGCGCCAAACACCGCACACGTCGCGTCATGCCCACCCAACGCAGCCACCGCAAGCAGCAACGACCCCGCAGTCCACGTGGTCAACTCCCGCGGCCACACCGCATCGTCGTCGAAGACATACCCGGTCCAGTACAGCCCGCTCTCAGAATCACGCAGATGCTGAATGGACTGGAGAATCTCCAACGCCCGGTCGGACTCCCCCAACACCCAGAGCGCCAGGGCGAGTTCAGCCGACTCCCCACCGGTCACCCACGGGTTGGGAACGACACACCGCACCCCAAGACCCGGCACGACGAACCGGCTCCAGCCCTCCTCCACCCGGGACTTGGCCTCCACACCGGTCAACGCACCACCCAGCACCGGGTAGTACCAGTCCATCGAGTACCGGTCCTTGTCCAGGAACCGTTCAGGATGCCGCCGGATGGCGTGCCGCAGCGCCCCGACCGCCAACTCCCAGTCGGGCTGCGGCTCTTCACGCTGTTCGGCGATGGCGAGCGCACACCGCAACGCCTGGTGGATCGACGAGGAACCGGTCAGCAGCGCGTCCACCGTGTCCGTACCGTCGTCCTCCCGCTTCCACCCGATCTGCCCGCCCGGCTGCTGAAGCCGCAGCACGAACTCGACCGCGGCGAAGACGTTCGGCCACAGCCGGTCCAGGAACGTGTCGTCACCGGTCGCGAGGTAGTGATGCCACACGCCTACGGCTATGTAGGCGACGAAGTTGGTCTCACGCCCCCGGTCGGTCACGTCCCGCGCGTCACCGTCGGCGTAGGCGGCGAACCACGACCCGTCCTCGTTCTGGTGCCGCGCAAGCCAGTTGTACGCCCGCTCCGCCGCCTCGTGCTCCCCCGCCGCGTCCAGCGCCATCGCGGCCTCGGTGTGGTCCCACGGGTCGAGGTGATGGCCCCGGAACCACGGGATCGCCCCGTCCTCCCGCTGCACGGCGAGGATGCCCGCGACGGTCGCGGCGGCCTGCTCCGCGGTGAGGACCCCGGGCAGGACGAGGTGCTCTGTCCGGGGAGTGGTCACTTGGCTTCCGCCAGGGGAAGGTGCGGCTTGGTCGCGTAGGCCACGAAGCTCTTGCCGATCAGCGGGTTCAGCGCCTGTTCGGCGACCCGGGTGGCGAGGGGTTTCTTCATGATGTCCCAGACCAGGAGCTTGTGGTACGCCTGCACCGGCAGCGCCTTGTCGTTGTCCACGCCGAACGCGCACTTCAGCCACCAGTACGGCGAGTGCAGCCCGTGCGCGTGGTGCGTGCCGTACGGCTTGAGGCCGGCCTCGCGGATCTTGGCGAGGAGTTCGTCCGCCTTGTAGATGCGGATGTGGCCGCCCTCGACCTCGTGGTAGGCGTCGGACAGGGCCCAGCAGATCTTCTCGGGGCCGTAGCGCGGGACGGTGATGGCGATCCGGCCGCCGGGCTTCAGCACCCGGACCATCTCGGCGAGCACGCCCTTGTCGTCGGGGATGTGCTCCATGACCTCGGAGATGATCACGACGTCGAACGACTCGTCGGGGAAGGGGAGTTGGAGCGCGTCACCCTCCATCGCGGTCGCCGTGGCTCCGGCGGGGGCCTCGCCGGCCTCCTTCATCGCCGCGAACCACTTGGCGACCTCTCGGATCTCCTCGGCGTTCTGGTCGAGGGCGACGACCTGTGCCCCTCGCCGATAACACTCGAACGCGTGCCGCCCGGCACCGCACCCGAGGTCCAGGACACGGTCGCCAGGGGCGAGCGGGAACCGGGAGAAGTCGACGGTCAGCACGTGGCCCTGCTTTCGGAAGAGACGCCGGTAACACTGGTCGGAGAGGGGGAGGGAGAAGTCGTACGGCCGGGGATCGCCTCGCGGTAGCGGGCCACCGTGCCCTCGGCCGCCTTCGCCCAGGTGAAGCGGGCCAGGACGCGTTCGCGGCCCGCCGCGCCGAGGCGGGCCCGGAGCGCCGGGTCGGCGAGGAGTCGGTTCAGGGCGGTCGCGAGCGCGCCCGGGTCCCCCGGCGGTACCGCCAGGCAGGTCTCGCCGTCGCGTCCGGCGACCTCCGGGATCGCCCCGCCGGTCGTGGCGACGAGGGGCGTGCCCGTGGCCATCGCCTCCGCCGCCGGGAGGGAGAAGCCCTCGTACAGCGAGGGCACGCAGGCGACCTCCGCCGAGCGGACCAGGTCGACCAACTCGGCGTCCGAGATGCCCTTCACGAAGTCGACGGCGCCTTCGAGGCCGTAGCGCTCGACGGACTGGGCGACCGGGCCCTCGGTGGGGCGCTTTCCTACGACGATCAGGTGCGCGTCGGGGTGTTCCGTGCGGACCTTCGCGAGGGCCTCGACCAGGAACACGAGGCCCTTGAGGGGGACGTCCGCGCTGGACGTCGTCACGATCCGGCCCGGCACCTGCCCGACCGCCGGGTCCGGGGAGAACAGGTCGGTGTCGGCGCCGATGTGGACGACGTGGATGCGATCGTCGCGGACGCCGAGGTGGTCGATGATCTCCTGGCGCGAGGTACCGGAGACGGTGAGCACGGTGGGCAGGCGGCGGGCGACGCGCTTCTGCATCTGCGTGAAGGAGTACCAGCGGCGCTTGGACATGCGCTGGCGCCAGTTCTCTGCCGCGTCCAGCTCCAACTGCCGGTCCACGGTGATGGGGTGGTGGATCGTGGTGACGAGCGGGGCGCCGACATCCCCCAACAACCCGTACCCCAGCGTCTGGTTGTCGTGCACGATGTCGAACTCGCCCTGCCTGGCGCGGAGATGGCGGCGGGCGCGGAGCGAGAACGTGAGGGGCTCGGGGAAGCCGCCGGTCCACATCGTCGCCACTTCGAGGGCGTCGATCCAGTCGCGGTACTCGTCGCGCTTCGGGGTGCGGAAGGGGTCCGGCGAGCGGTAGAGGTCGAGCGAGGGCAGCTCGGTCAGGGAGATGCCGTCGTAGCCCTCGTCGAGGACGGGGTAGGGCTGTGAGCCGATGACCTCGACGCGGTGGCCGAGGCGGGCCAGCTCGCGGGAGAGGTGGCGGACGTAGACGCCCTGGCCCCCGCAGAACGGGTTCCCCTTATAGGTGAGGAGTGCGATACGGAGCGGTCGCTCGCCGTCGGCTGCCAGGTCCTCCTGGGGACCCGCCTGACTGGCCTCAGCGGTCACTCTGAGCCCCCTTCTCCCTGCACTGTCCCGCGAGATTACGCCGGGACGCTAATCTAGAACAAGTTTCAGACTTGATCGTCCAGGAGGTTCTGAATCTACCGGCCGGTACGGGCGCTGTGAGAAGTGGATCAGGTGATTCACACCACGGCCGAGGCCCTGCCATGATCGGTGTGATCACCCGCCCTCACCGACAGTCACGGATCGGGAGCCATGCCAGCGCAAGCCAAGCCCGAAGCCACTGCGCGGACCTCGCCGCCCCTCACCGAGCGGCAGGAGGCCCGGCGCCGCCGCATCCTGCACGCGAGCGCGCAGCTGGCCAGCCGGGGCGGGTTCGACGCGGTGCAGATGCGGGAGGTCGCGGAGTCCTCGCAGGTCGCGCTCGGCACGCTGTACCGGTACTTCCCGTCCAAGGTGCATCTCCTGGTCGCCACGATGCAGGACCAGTTGGAGCACATGCACGGCACGCTGCGGAAGAAGCCGCCGGGCGGTGACACGGCGGCCGAGCGGGTCGCGGAGACCCTGATGCGGGCCTTCCGCGCACTCCAGCGCGAGCCGCATCTCGCCGACGCGATGGTCCGCGCGCTGACCTTCGCGGACCGCAGTGTCTCCCCCGAGGTCGATCAGGTGTCGCGGCAGACCACGGTGATCATCCTGGACGCGATGGGCCTCGAACACCCCACGCCCGAGCAGCTGTCGGCGGTCCGGGTCATCGAGCACACCTGGCACTCGGCGCTGATCACCTGGCTCTCGGGGCGGGCGTCGATCGCCCAGGTGAAGATCGACATCGAGACGGTGTGCCGGTTGATCGATCTCACGGAGCCGGGCGGGGACCGATGACTCCCCCCACCCGGGCTCCGGCCCGGTCAGCTCCGGTGGCTCATGCGGTGGCGGAGGCCAGCGCCGTGCGCCGGTCCGCCACGTAACGCGCCACGGTCTTCCGGTCGGCCGCCGTCAACAGCCGCTTCTCGACCGCCCGTTGGACGTCCCGGACGGCTTCGGACAGTCCCGTGTCCGTCTGGCACTCCGCGTCCGCGCGGGCGGTGCGGATCTCGTCGTTGCCGAGCGCGCGCAGCGCCGTCTCGTCCGAAGCGGCCTTCCGCAGGCGGGAGTTGACGGCCTCGCGGGGCGCCTGGAGGTCCTTCGCCGGGTGCCCCGCCTTGGTCATGCAGGAGGACCAACGGCGTACGGCGGAGCGGTAGTCGGGGTCCTTCTCCACGGCCCCGAGGACACGGTTCGCCAGGCCTACGGTGACGGGTTCCACCGTGTTCCAGTCCGCGCCGTAGAGCTCGGTGCGGGCCCGGGCGACGCAACCGTCGGTGGAGTAGGCGAGGTCGACGCCGTCGGGCAGGCGCAGGCTCACCCGGTGGGCCGGGGTGCCGGTCAACGCCCGTTGCCAGGCGGCCTGGTGGGGTTCGCTCGCGGGGACGGGGGTGGACCGCTGGTAGAGGTACTCGCCGACGATGCCGTAGCCGTCCTGGATCGCCTTGCGGACGGTGAGCAGGCCGTAGGGGTTGGTCTCCTCGCCGCGTGCGGAGGCGGTGCGGGGCTGTGCCGTGTAGGTCTGGCCGCGGGCGCTCATGCAGGCGGCGACGGCTTCTTCCTCGCGGTCGTGCAGGCGTACGGCGTCGGCGTACGTGGACGCGGTGGCGCCCGACAGGGGACGGACGTCGAGTGCCGCGGGCCCGCGGGCCGGCTGCTCACCCCCGTGGGAGCAGCCGGCCGCGGTCAGCACAAGGAGCACCGTGAGCAGTGTCCGCCGCGCCGTGGTTGTGCTCACACGCACCAGTCGTTGGAGGCGACGTTGTGCCAGTACACGGTGTTCGCCAGCGAGCCGTTGTAGTAGCCCTTGGCGAGGATGTAGCTGGACCCCGTGTAGCCCGTGCCCGAGTAGATCCGGACGTTGCAGCTGTTGCCGTTGTTGTACAGCGACTCGGCGTTGTTGAACTTGTTGTACTGGAGCAGGTTCGTGTTGTCGCCGTAGACCACGCCGGGGTCGCCCGAGCCGTTGACGCCGAGGTAGGCGCACAGTCCCCCGGAGGGGCAGTCCGACAGTGCCGCGTTCGCGGGTGCGGCGGTGATGAACGCGCCGGTGGTGGCCAGGGCCACGCTTCCCAGGGCGATGCCGGCCTTGGCCAGGATCCGCTTCATTCTCTGTGTTCCTCCATCACTCGGGGTGCCGCCCACGGGACCAGGTCGTCCGTGGTGCGGGCGAGTTGCCGTGCCCAAGGTGGCGGAGGGAGGTGGCTGTGGACCTTGCGAAAACCTTGTCCCGCAGGTGGGCAGGTGGTTGGGTGCGCGGTGGAGAACCTGTGAAGCGCGTGGGGTGGGGCTGTGGAGACGGGTGTGAGGGGATTTCGGCTGCTGGGGCCCGTGGAGTTATGGGTGGCGGGCCGTCCGGTCGACCTGGGCCCCGCGAAGCGGCGCACGGTCCTGGCGGCCCTGCTGGTGGACGCGGGCCGCTGGGTACCGGCCGAGACGCTCATCGACCGGGTGTGGGGCGAGGACCCGCCGGCGCAGGTGCGCGGCACGCTGTACGCCCATGTCGCGCGTATCCGCCGGGTGTTGGCGGAGACGGGGCCGGGG
The nucleotide sequence above comes from Streptomyces sp. N50. Encoded proteins:
- a CDS encoding prenyltransferase/squalene oxidase repeat-containing protein: MTTPRTEHLVLPGVLTAEQAAATVAGILAVQREDGAIPWFRGHHLDPWDHTEAAMALDAAGEHEAAERAYNWLARHQNEDGSWFAAYADGDARDVTDRGRETNFVAYIAVGVWHHYLATGDDTFLDRLWPNVFAAVEFVLRLQQPGGQIGWKREDDGTDTVDALLTGSSSIHQALRCALAIAEQREEPQPDWELAVGALRHAIRRHPERFLDKDRYSMDWYYPVLGGALTGVEAKSRVEEGWSRFVVPGLGVRCVVPNPWVTGGESAELALALWVLGESDRALEILQSIQHLRDSESGLYWTGYVFDDDAVWPRELTTWTAGSLLLAVAALGGHDATCAVFGAEHLPLGLDPDCC
- a CDS encoding class I SAM-dependent methyltransferase — encoded protein: MLTVDFSRFPLAPGDRVLDLGCGAGRHAFECYRRGAQVVALDQNAEEIREVAKWFAAMKEAGEAPAGATATAMEGDALQLPFPDESFDVVIISEVMEHIPDDKGVLAEMVRVLKPGGRIAITVPRYGPEKICWALSDAYHEVEGGHIRIYKADELLAKIREAGLKPYGTHHAHGLHSPYWWLKCAFGVDNDKALPVQAYHKLLVWDIMKKPLATRVAEQALNPLIGKSFVAYATKPHLPLAEAK
- a CDS encoding glycosyltransferase family 4 protein, whose protein sequence is MTAEASQAGPQEDLAADGERPLRIALLTYKGNPFCGGQGVYVRHLSRELARLGHRVEVIGSQPYPVLDEGYDGISLTELPSLDLYRSPDPFRTPKRDEYRDWIDALEVATMWTGGFPEPLTFSLRARRHLRARQGEFDIVHDNQTLGYGLLGDVGAPLVTTIHHPITVDRQLELDAAENWRQRMSKRRWYSFTQMQKRVARRLPTVLTVSGTSRQEIIDHLGVRDDRIHVVHIGADTDLFSPDPAVGQVPGRIVTTSSADVPLKGLVFLVEALAKVRTEHPDAHLIVVGKRPTEGPVAQSVERYGLEGAVDFVKGISDAELVDLVRSAEVACVPSLYEGFSLPAAEAMATGTPLVATTGGAIPEVAGRDGETCLAVPPGDPGALATALNRLLADPALRARLGAAGRERVLARFTWAKAAEGTVARYREAIPGRTTSPSPSPTSVTGVSSESRATC
- a CDS encoding TetR family transcriptional regulator, which codes for MPAQAKPEATARTSPPLTERQEARRRRILHASAQLASRGGFDAVQMREVAESSQVALGTLYRYFPSKVHLLVATMQDQLEHMHGTLRKKPPGGDTAAERVAETLMRAFRALQREPHLADAMVRALTFADRSVSPEVDQVSRQTTVIILDAMGLEHPTPEQLSAVRVIEHTWHSALITWLSGRASIAQVKIDIETVCRLIDLTEPGGDR
- a CDS encoding peptidase inhibitor family I36 protein, whose amino-acid sequence is MKRILAKAGIALGSVALATTGAFITAAPANAALSDCPSGGLCAYLGVNGSGDPGVVYGDNTNLLQYNKFNNAESLYNNGNSCNVRIYSGTGYTGSSYILAKGYYNGSLANTVYWHNVASNDWCV